A single region of the Massilia sp. erpn genome encodes:
- a CDS encoding c-type cytochrome — MNKRQARLFAVTSTLLASAAFLGLTLDSHRQFGKLTNADKISPAVTRGKDVWHNNNCINCHTLFGEGAYYAPDLTKITKLRGEAYLTAYMRDPSKFYDETRHRRLMPKQDLSDGDIADLYAFLDWVSNVDNQGWPPRPILVTGSTFPGTDQSSATAAATPPAARPVSGAEDPVALGERLFRSATPACAACHSIAPGVNMAGPSLAGLAGRTQTLLASGSYRGQAKDLAGYIRESITEPSAHLVPGAMFSANGVSFMPTTYGKSMSPQELEQLAAYLSSLK, encoded by the coding sequence ATGAATAAACGGCAGGCGCGGCTTTTCGCGGTTACATCGACCCTTCTCGCCAGCGCGGCCTTCCTCGGCCTGACCCTGGACAGCCATCGTCAATTCGGCAAACTCACCAATGCCGACAAAATCAGCCCCGCCGTCACGCGTGGCAAGGACGTCTGGCACAACAATAACTGCATCAACTGCCATACCTTGTTCGGCGAGGGCGCTTACTATGCCCCCGATCTGACCAAGATCACCAAGCTGCGCGGCGAGGCCTATCTGACAGCCTATATGCGCGATCCCTCCAAATTCTATGACGAGACGCGCCACCGCCGGCTGATGCCGAAGCAGGATCTGAGCGATGGCGATATCGCCGACCTGTATGCTTTCCTCGACTGGGTCAGCAATGTGGACAACCAGGGCTGGCCGCCGCGCCCCATCCTGGTGACGGGGTCGACCTTCCCCGGCACCGACCAGTCCAGCGCCACGGCGGCGGCCACGCCTCCCGCCGCGCGTCCGGTCAGCGGTGCGGAAGATCCGGTGGCGCTGGGCGAGCGCCTGTTCCGCAGCGCCACGCCGGCCTGCGCCGCCTGCCATTCGATCGCGCCCGGCGTGAACATGGCCGGTCCCAGTCTGGCCGGACTGGCTGGTCGCACCCAGACTTTGCTGGCCAGCGGCAGCTATCGCGGCCAGGCGAAGGATTTGGCGGGCTATATCCGTGAATCGATCACGGAACCGAGCGCGCATCTGGTGCCGGGGGCCATGTTCTCGGCCAATGGCGTGTCCTTCATGCCCACCACCTACGGCAAATCGATGTCGCCGCAGGAGTTGGAGCAGTTGGCCGCCTATCTAAGCTCATTGAAATAA
- a CDS encoding nitric oxide reductase activation protein NorD has product MAEAEDVITDAAMHAASYMQAHWRLHRANAEPPLLALADVSRRLELLCHSLFGAAFAFRPAPAPLSATVLSRLFQRPQLPSRSAALPATDGSHIWLPPTLPGSDSQAALAQYRVMALQQAMRAVRGSAASLPASASPFLLALYQIMEADAADRALLQLAPGMREPLNAWRMQALFARPQLSAFAPPARAIEKMLRDTLAQPLEPTVQSPAASEVLRQAEALAECLAAESHGLRAPALWLDAWSGELRRPAALLPAAGARANGEAPGQSRSARLPRRPAVRQASDGEDDASRQGPSMVQTAQPQEKAEDPMGLQRPLDRDADTAAEDYADALSELAEARLIVAPGRPKEYLLSDDLPERAARTAVPPPSAHGASGITTLYPEWDYGSQSYRQRYAAVHTVMAESGPEDWVAQTLRNYGGMLAEVRRRFEMLRARRLRVQRQPEGDEIDLQAWMDSRADRMVGLSPEQRLYQREIRARRDTAIMLLADVSGSTDSWLNSSRRVIDIEREALLLVCIALQGMQERFAVQAFSGEGPQGVTVRAVKGFDESYSPAIARRIAGLEPERYTRAGAALRHAAAQLMALGTQHRLLILLSDGKPNDCDQYEGCYGVEDMRQAVNECRLQGISPFCLTIDRQAADYLPQIFGPHGYCLLPEPKLLPAALLQWLRRLTAD; this is encoded by the coding sequence ATGGCCGAAGCGGAAGACGTCATCACCGACGCCGCCATGCACGCGGCGAGCTATATGCAGGCCCATTGGCGGCTGCATCGCGCCAATGCGGAACCGCCCTTGCTGGCATTGGCCGACGTGTCGCGCCGCCTGGAACTGCTTTGCCATAGCTTGTTTGGCGCGGCCTTCGCTTTTCGTCCCGCGCCGGCTCCATTGTCTGCCACTGTTTTAAGCCGCCTCTTTCAGCGCCCGCAGCTTCCCTCCCGCAGCGCAGCCTTGCCAGCGACGGATGGCAGCCATATCTGGCTGCCACCAACCCTGCCTGGCAGCGATTCGCAAGCCGCTCTTGCCCAATACCGGGTAATGGCCTTGCAGCAGGCGATGCGTGCAGTGCGCGGCAGTGCCGCCAGCCTGCCCGCCAGCGCATCGCCCTTTCTGCTGGCCCTCTATCAGATTATGGAAGCCGACGCCGCCGACCGGGCCTTGCTGCAACTGGCACCCGGTATGCGGGAACCGCTGAACGCCTGGCGCATGCAAGCGTTGTTCGCCCGCCCGCAGCTTTCGGCCTTCGCACCGCCAGCCCGCGCCATCGAGAAGATGCTGCGCGACACACTGGCGCAGCCATTGGAACCGACGGTGCAGTCGCCTGCTGCCTCCGAGGTTTTGCGCCAGGCCGAGGCTCTGGCCGAATGCCTCGCGGCCGAGTCCCATGGCTTGCGCGCACCGGCTTTGTGGCTGGATGCCTGGAGCGGAGAACTGCGCAGGCCAGCCGCCTTGCTCCCGGCCGCAGGAGCGCGGGCCAATGGCGAGGCGCCTGGGCAAAGCCGCAGCGCGCGCCTGCCGCGCCGTCCTGCCGTGCGCCAGGCGTCGGACGGAGAGGACGACGCCAGCCGCCAGGGACCATCCATGGTGCAAACCGCGCAGCCGCAGGAAAAGGCGGAAGATCCCATGGGCTTGCAGCGCCCGCTGGACCGCGATGCCGACACCGCCGCCGAAGACTATGCCGACGCCCTCTCTGAGCTGGCCGAGGCACGCCTGATCGTCGCGCCTGGCCGCCCGAAGGAGTACCTGCTGTCGGACGACCTTCCTGAGCGCGCAGCGCGCACCGCCGTGCCGCCGCCCTCAGCGCATGGCGCCAGCGGCATCACCACGCTTTACCCGGAATGGGATTATGGCAGCCAGTCGTACCGGCAGCGTTACGCGGCGGTGCATACCGTCATGGCGGAATCCGGCCCCGAAGACTGGGTAGCGCAAACATTGCGGAATTACGGTGGCATGCTTGCCGAAGTGCGGCGACGCTTTGAAATGCTGCGCGCGCGGCGGCTGCGCGTTCAGCGGCAGCCGGAAGGCGATGAAATCGATCTGCAAGCCTGGATGGACAGCCGCGCCGACAGGATGGTCGGCCTATCGCCGGAACAGCGTCTTTACCAGCGCGAAATCCGCGCGCGGCGCGATACGGCGATCATGCTGCTGGCCGACGTCAGCGGCTCCACCGACAGCTGGTTAAACAGTTCGCGCCGCGTGATCGACATCGAACGCGAAGCCTTGCTGCTGGTCTGCATCGCATTGCAGGGCATGCAGGAACGCTTTGCGGTGCAGGCATTTTCCGGCGAAGGACCGCAAGGCGTCACGGTGCGCGCCGTCAAAGGCTTTGACGAAAGCTACAGCCCGGCCATCGCGCGCAGAATCGCCGGCCTTGAGCCGGAGCGCTACACGCGGGCCGGCGCCGCGTTGCGCCACGCCGCGGCCCAGCTGATGGCCCTGGGCACTCAGCACCGTTTGCTGATCCTGCTATCCGATGGCAAGCCAAACGACTGCGACCAGTATGAGGGCTGTTATGGCGTCGAAGACATGCGCCAGGCGGTGAACGAATGCCGGCTGCAGGGCATATCTCCGTTCTGCCTGACCATAGACCGCCAGGCGGCGGACTACCTGCCGCAAATATTCGGCCCGCACGGCTACTGCCTGCTGCCCGAACCCAAGTTGCTGCCTGCCGCGCTGCTGCAATGGCTGCGCCGGCTCACTGCCGACTGA
- the napA gene encoding periplasmic nitrate reductase subunit alpha, whose protein sequence is MKQTRRDFITQTAAITAAATAGIPLAAAASNVVTDAARTQLNWNKAPCRFCGVGCGVNVGVKDGRVVATHGDINAEVNRGVNCVKGYFLSKIMYGADRLTQPLLRMSGGKYDKNGEFTPVSWATAFDVMAAQFKQVLRDKGPNAVGMFGSGQWTVWEGYAAVKLMKAGFRTNNLDPNARHCMASAVAGFMRTFGMDEPMGCYDDIEQADAFVLWGSNMAEMHPILWTRITDRRLSNPNVKVAVLSVYEHRSFELADQPVIFRPQTDLAILNFIAHHIIKTNRVQRDFVNKHTRFVLGNTSIGYGLRPEHPLQRAAKNAADANGGKPMTFEEYAKFVSAYDVDTVAKLSGVTRDRLERLAELYADPKIKVMSLFTMGFNQHTRGTWCSNLLYNLHLLTGKISQPGNSPFSLTGQPSACGTAREVGTFSHRLPADMLVTNPKHRETAEKIWKLPAGTVPDKPGLHAVVQSRALKDGKLNAYWVMCNNNMQAGPNIMGEILPGFRNPNAFVVVSDVYPTASTTAADLILPTAMWVEKEGAYGNAERRTQFWHQLVQAPGEARSDLWQLAEFSKRFKVEEVWPAPLLAAMPQYRGKTLFDVLFRNGQVDKFPLSQMQAGYLNDEAKAFGFYLQKGLFEEYAQFGRGHGHDLAPFDTYHQVRGLRWPVVDGKETRWRYREGSDPYVKAGEGVRFYGMPDGKAVIFALPYEPAAEEPDKEYPFWLSTGRVLEHWHTGTMTRRVPELYRAVPNAVCFMHPDDAKALGTRRGDVIEVKSRRGLIQTRVETRGRNRPPRGLVFIPFFDASQLVNKVTLDATDPISFQTDYKKCAVSIRKV, encoded by the coding sequence ATGAAACAGACACGCCGGGATTTCATCACCCAGACTGCCGCCATCACGGCGGCGGCCACCGCCGGCATTCCCCTGGCGGCCGCCGCATCCAACGTCGTCACCGACGCCGCGCGCACCCAGCTCAATTGGAACAAGGCGCCCTGCCGCTTCTGCGGCGTGGGCTGCGGCGTGAACGTGGGCGTGAAGGATGGCCGGGTGGTCGCCACCCATGGCGACATCAATGCCGAAGTCAATCGCGGGGTCAACTGCGTCAAGGGCTATTTCCTGTCCAAGATCATGTATGGGGCCGACCGCCTGACCCAGCCCCTGCTGCGCATGAGCGGCGGCAAATACGATAAGAACGGCGAGTTCACGCCCGTCTCCTGGGCCACCGCTTTCGACGTCATGGCCGCGCAGTTCAAGCAGGTCTTGCGCGACAAGGGGCCAAACGCGGTCGGCATGTTCGGCTCCGGCCAATGGACGGTGTGGGAAGGCTATGCCGCCGTCAAGCTGATGAAGGCGGGCTTTCGCACCAATAACCTGGACCCGAACGCGCGCCACTGCATGGCCTCTGCCGTGGCGGGCTTCATGCGCACCTTCGGCATGGACGAGCCGATGGGCTGCTACGACGATATCGAGCAGGCCGACGCCTTCGTGCTGTGGGGTTCGAATATGGCGGAAATGCACCCGATCCTCTGGACCCGCATCACCGACCGCCGCCTGTCGAATCCGAACGTGAAGGTGGCTGTGCTGTCGGTGTACGAGCACCGCAGCTTCGAGCTGGCCGACCAGCCGGTCATCTTCCGGCCGCAGACCGACCTGGCCATCCTCAACTTCATCGCCCATCACATCATCAAGACCAACCGCGTGCAGCGCGACTTCGTCAACAAGCATACCCGCTTCGTCCTGGGCAATACCAGCATCGGCTATGGCCTGCGTCCCGAGCATCCGCTGCAGCGCGCCGCCAAGAACGCGGCCGACGCCAACGGCGGCAAGCCCATGACCTTCGAGGAATACGCGAAATTCGTCAGCGCCTACGATGTGGACACGGTGGCGAAGCTGAGCGGGGTCACGCGCGACCGGCTGGAGCGCCTGGCCGAGCTTTACGCCGACCCAAAGATCAAGGTGATGTCGCTGTTTACCATGGGCTTCAACCAGCATACGCGCGGCACCTGGTGCAGCAATCTGCTGTACAACCTGCACCTGCTGACCGGGAAAATCTCCCAGCCCGGCAACAGCCCCTTCTCGCTGACCGGCCAGCCTTCGGCCTGCGGCACGGCGCGCGAGGTCGGCACCTTCTCGCACCGGCTGCCGGCCGATATGCTGGTGACGAATCCCAAGCACCGCGAAACGGCGGAAAAAATCTGGAAGCTGCCCGCCGGGACGGTGCCCGACAAGCCGGGCCTCCACGCCGTGGTGCAGAGCCGCGCCCTGAAGGACGGCAAGCTGAATGCCTACTGGGTCATGTGCAATAACAATATGCAGGCCGGTCCCAACATCATGGGCGAGATCCTACCGGGCTTCCGCAATCCCAACGCCTTTGTGGTGGTATCCGACGTCTATCCCACGGCCAGCACCACGGCGGCCGATCTGATCCTGCCGACCGCGATGTGGGTGGAGAAGGAAGGCGCTTACGGCAATGCGGAAAGGCGCACGCAATTCTGGCACCAGCTGGTGCAGGCGCCGGGCGAGGCGCGTTCGGACCTGTGGCAGTTGGCCGAATTCTCCAAGCGCTTCAAGGTCGAGGAGGTGTGGCCGGCGCCGCTGCTGGCGGCCATGCCCCAGTATCGTGGCAAGACCCTGTTCGATGTCCTGTTCCGCAACGGCCAGGTGGACAAGTTCCCGCTGTCCCAGATGCAGGCCGGCTATCTGAACGACGAGGCCAAGGCTTTCGGCTTCTATCTCCAGAAAGGCCTGTTCGAGGAATATGCGCAGTTCGGGCGTGGCCACGGCCACGATCTGGCGCCCTTTGACACTTACCACCAGGTGCGTGGCCTGCGCTGGCCGGTGGTGGACGGCAAGGAGACGCGCTGGCGCTACCGCGAGGGCAGCGATCCTTATGTGAAGGCCGGCGAAGGCGTGCGCTTCTACGGCATGCCGGACGGGAAGGCGGTGATCTTCGCCCTGCCCTACGAACCGGCGGCCGAGGAACCGGACAAGGAATATCCGTTCTGGCTGTCCACCGGCCGCGTGCTGGAGCACTGGCACACCGGCACCATGACGCGCCGCGTGCCGGAACTGTATCGCGCCGTGCCGAATGCGGTCTGCTTCATGCACCCGGACGACGCCAAGGCGCTCGGCACGCGGCGCGGCGACGTCATCGAGGTCAAGTCGCGGCGCGGCCTGATCCAGACGCGGGTGGAAACGCGGGGCCGCAACCGGCCGCCGCGCGGCCTGGTCTTCATCCCCTTCTTCGACGCCAGCCAGCTGGTGAACAAGGTGACGCTGGATGCGACCGATCCGATTTCGTTCCAGACCGATTACAAGAAGTGCGCGGTGAGCATCCGCAAAGTCTAG
- a CDS encoding nitrate reductase cytochrome c-type subunit — MKRFLIPVLLAAALAAVLPAQAQRALDNMRGPTPLAETTKPAPMVNPDNSDIRRVRNYAMQPPVIPHKIEGYQIDKSANRCMMCHARTRTQESQAPMISVTHFQNRDGNFLAELSPRRYFCLQCHVPQANLTPLVDNQFKDVDTMLNTPSAPNAPAKKK; from the coding sequence ATGAAGCGATTCCTCATCCCCGTTCTGCTGGCCGCCGCGCTGGCGGCCGTGCTGCCGGCCCAGGCCCAGCGCGCGCTGGACAATATGCGCGGCCCGACACCTCTGGCGGAAACCACCAAGCCAGCGCCCATGGTCAATCCCGACAACAGCGATATCCGCCGCGTGCGCAACTACGCCATGCAGCCGCCTGTGATTCCGCACAAGATCGAGGGCTACCAGATCGACAAGAGCGCGAACCGCTGCATGATGTGCCACGCCCGCACGCGCACCCAGGAAAGCCAGGCGCCGATGATCAGCGTCACCCATTTCCAGAACCGTGACGGCAACTTCCTGGCCGAGCTGTCGCCGCGCCGCTATTTCTGCCTGCAATGTCATGTGCCGCAGGCGAATCTGACGCCGCTGGTGGATAACCAATTCAAGGACGTGGACACGATGCTGAATACGCCCTCGGCTCCCAATGCGCCTGCCAAGAAGAAATAA
- a CDS encoding chaperone NapD, producing MLPPSVARSTQDDTDIHIAGLIVHASRTELAAVRSHIALLPKAIVHAADTDGRMVVTLETHSSQRALDCIDALRALPGVLNVALVYQHAEPAAAMDEEVE from the coding sequence ATGCTGCCGCCAAGCGTAGCCAGGTCCACGCAGGACGACACGGACATCCACATCGCCGGCCTGATCGTCCACGCCAGCCGCACCGAGCTTGCGGCGGTGCGCTCCCATATTGCCCTGCTGCCCAAGGCCATCGTGCACGCCGCCGATACCGATGGCCGCATGGTCGTCACCCTTGAAACCCATTCCAGCCAACGCGCGCTGGACTGCATCGATGCGCTGCGCGCACTGCCTGGCGTATTGAACGTCGCACTGGTCTATCAACACGCGGAGCCTGCCGCTGCCATGGATGAGGAGGTCGAATGA
- a CDS encoding NapC/NirT family cytochrome c — protein sequence MIAKLKYYWRILWQPSLHLSLGLLVIGSFVAGVVFWGGFNTAMEATNTEKFCTGCHEMRDNVYPELQRTIHFTNRSGVRAKCSDCHVPHEWTSKIARKMQASKEVWGKVFGTIDTREKFEAHRRQLAGNEWRRLKANNSLECRNCHQFESMDFTRQSKRAVDAHSTKLASGEKTCIDCHKGIAHTLPDMSEVK from the coding sequence ATGATCGCAAAGCTCAAGTACTACTGGCGCATCCTGTGGCAACCCAGCCTGCATCTGAGCCTGGGCTTGCTGGTGATCGGTTCCTTCGTGGCCGGCGTGGTGTTCTGGGGCGGTTTCAACACTGCCATGGAAGCGACCAATACCGAGAAATTCTGCACCGGCTGCCACGAGATGCGCGACAACGTCTATCCCGAACTGCAGCGCACCATCCACTTCACCAACCGCAGCGGGGTGCGCGCCAAATGTTCCGACTGCCATGTGCCGCATGAATGGACCAGCAAGATCGCGCGCAAGATGCAGGCCTCGAAGGAGGTCTGGGGCAAGGTCTTCGGCACCATCGATACGCGCGAAAAGTTCGAGGCCCACCGGCGGCAGCTGGCCGGCAACGAGTGGCGCCGCCTGAAGGCGAATAACTCGCTGGAGTGCCGCAACTGCCACCAGTTCGAATCGATGGACTTCACGCGCCAGAGCAAGCGCGCCGTCGATGCCCACTCGACCAAGCTGGCCAGCGGCGAAAAGACCTGCATCGATTGCCACAAGGGCATTGCCCACACGCTGCCCGATATGTCCGAGGTGAAGTAA
- a CDS encoding CbbQ/NirQ/NorQ/GpvN family protein yields the protein MDMRPPEAPYYLAGGNEVALFEQCHARQLAVMLKGPTGCGKTRFVEYMAWKLARPLITIACHDDLSASDLIGRFLIGHDGTIWQDGPLTRAVRSGAICYLDEIVEARQDTVVVLHPLTDHRRILPIDKTGEVLAAAPGFQLVVSYNPGYQRMLKDMKPSTRQRFVALDFDFPPAERECAIVQREGGIERAQAHALVTLAQRLRALQERGLAEVPSTRLLVAAARLIASGIPVREACNSAIIAPLSDEAPLLGAMRDLLDATLI from the coding sequence ATGGATATGCGCCCGCCGGAAGCACCATACTATCTGGCGGGCGGCAACGAGGTGGCGCTGTTCGAGCAATGTCATGCGCGCCAGCTGGCCGTGATGCTGAAAGGCCCGACCGGCTGCGGCAAGACGCGTTTTGTGGAGTATATGGCGTGGAAGCTCGCGCGGCCGCTGATCACCATCGCCTGCCACGACGATCTGAGCGCGAGCGACCTGATTGGGCGTTTCCTGATCGGGCATGATGGGACGATATGGCAGGATGGTCCGCTGACGCGCGCGGTGCGCAGTGGCGCCATCTGCTATCTGGACGAAATCGTGGAGGCGCGCCAGGATACGGTGGTGGTGCTGCATCCGCTCACCGACCACCGCCGCATCCTGCCGATCGACAAGACCGGCGAGGTGCTGGCGGCGGCGCCGGGTTTTCAACTGGTGGTGTCGTACAACCCAGGCTACCAGCGCATGCTCAAGGATATGAAACCGAGCACCCGCCAGCGCTTCGTCGCACTCGATTTTGACTTTCCGCCGGCTGAACGCGAATGCGCCATCGTGCAACGCGAGGGCGGGATCGAGCGTGCGCAGGCCCACGCCCTGGTCACGCTGGCGCAGCGTCTGCGCGCCCTGCAGGAGCGCGGCCTGGCCGAAGTGCCCAGCACCCGGCTGCTGGTCGCTGCCGCGCGCCTGATCGCCAGTGGCATTCCTGTGCGTGAGGCCTGCAACAGCGCCATCATCGCGCCGCTGTCGGACGAAGCCCCGCTGCTGGGCGCCATGCGCGATCTGCTGGACGCCACCCTGATCTGA
- the ccmI gene encoding c-type cytochrome biogenesis protein CcmI codes for MTAFLIVAVLLTAATLLCILPPLLRQGQERGNSASPQQVNLAVLRAQMKELEADRQNGALPPSAHRAALRELERRVAEETQANPAPQAMPPQRWTALLLSLALPLGAAALYFQVGRPAAALPAAPPPTVVQQGHADDGGPDMNALVQGLAERLRHQPGDADGWQMLARSYSALGRYREAAQAYSRLNTLLPNDADVLADYADALASAEDGKLAGQPERLITRALAIDPKHVKALALAGSAAFARADFDAAVRQWQALLPFVPPDSPFAESTRAGIAAAQARLESGPAQGGAARRPASAPALSGTVRLAPGVQGVQPDDTLFIYARAAEGPRQPIAILRRQASDLPFDFTLDDSQGMQGGTPLSAYSRVIVTARISRSGKAMPQVGDLEGDSAAVASSAQGVRLEIGRRVTAASPPHN; via the coding sequence ATGACCGCCTTCCTCATCGTAGCAGTCCTGCTGACCGCCGCCACCTTGCTGTGCATCCTGCCGCCCTTGCTGCGCCAGGGCCAGGAGCGTGGGAACAGTGCCTCGCCGCAGCAGGTTAATCTCGCCGTCCTGCGCGCCCAGATGAAGGAGCTGGAAGCCGACCGGCAGAACGGCGCCTTGCCGCCGTCCGCCCACCGTGCCGCGCTGCGCGAACTGGAACGGCGAGTGGCTGAGGAAACCCAGGCCAATCCTGCGCCCCAGGCCATGCCGCCGCAGCGCTGGACCGCCTTGCTGCTCTCCCTCGCTTTGCCGCTGGGTGCTGCGGCCCTGTATTTCCAGGTCGGCCGCCCCGCCGCAGCATTGCCGGCCGCGCCGCCGCCCACCGTCGTCCAGCAAGGCCATGCCGACGATGGCGGCCCGGATATGAACGCGCTGGTGCAAGGCCTGGCCGAGCGCCTGCGCCACCAACCCGGGGATGCCGATGGCTGGCAGATGCTGGCGCGCTCCTATAGCGCGCTGGGACGTTATCGTGAAGCTGCGCAGGCATATTCGCGTCTGAACACGCTATTGCCGAACGATGCTGACGTCCTGGCCGACTACGCCGATGCCCTGGCGTCGGCTGAAGACGGCAAGCTGGCCGGCCAGCCGGAGCGCCTGATCACGCGCGCGCTGGCGATCGATCCGAAACACGTCAAGGCACTGGCCCTGGCGGGCAGCGCGGCTTTTGCGCGCGCCGACTTTGACGCGGCCGTGCGCCAATGGCAGGCGCTCCTGCCCTTTGTTCCGCCCGATTCACCGTTCGCCGAATCCACACGGGCCGGTATCGCGGCGGCACAAGCGCGCCTGGAAAGCGGACCGGCCCAAGGCGGCGCAGCGCGCAGGCCCGCCAGCGCTCCGGCTTTGTCCGGCACCGTGCGGCTGGCTCCGGGCGTACAAGGCGTGCAGCCGGACGATACCCTCTTTATCTACGCGCGCGCCGCCGAAGGACCCCGCCAACCCATTGCCATCCTGCGCCGCCAGGCCAGCGACCTGCCGTTCGATTTCACGCTGGACGACAGCCAGGGCATGCAGGGCGGCACGCCGCTCTCGGCCTACTCCCGCGTCATCGTGACGGCGCGCATATCCCGCTCCGGCAAGGCCATGCCGCAGGTTGGCGATCTGGAAGGCGATAGCGCTGCGGTGGCATCGTCGGCCCAAGGGGTGCGACTTGAAATCGGGCGGCGCGTTACTGCGGCATCGCCGCCACACAATTGA
- the napE gene encoding periplasmic nitrate reductase, NapE protein, whose translation MEPRQPAASKADELKVFLFLTVVLAPVLAVAVVGGYGFTIWMYQLLTGSLPTA comes from the coding sequence ATGGAACCCAGGCAGCCAGCCGCCAGCAAGGCGGATGAGTTAAAGGTTTTTCTGTTCCTGACCGTCGTGCTGGCGCCCGTGCTGGCGGTCGCCGTGGTTGGCGGCTACGGCTTCACCATCTGGATGTACCAGCTGCTGACCGGCTCCCTGCCCACGGCCTGA
- a CDS encoding cbb3-type cytochrome c oxidase subunit I yields the protein MRYKSQSVAYWYFAVAVALFGLQLVFGLLSAAKYLGPDPLLHILPFDVTKVIHTNLLIVWVLTGFMGATYWMVPDESRTELHSVRLAIVQLVLWVVMGVTAIIGYLFRWGTGNKLLEQPLPHKIVIVIVMLIFLYNVGMTIRKSGRLTTTEGVLIGGLGLAAVLYLPALLHYENYTVSIFYRWWTIHLWVEGVWEMIQGGFLAYLLIRLSGADREVMEKWLYVIVGLVFIAGILGTAHHYYWVGVPSYWLLIGGIFSALEPVALVGMAVYAYSSIRRSGMAHPNKLALHWTVGSAVFTLFGAGLLGLAHTFPQVNKWTHGTLITAMHGHAAFYGAYAMIVMAMISFAMPSLTKRPDEGTPLGYWAFWMQIAGMFGMTLSFATAGIGQVYLERIMGLGFLDAQLKIQVHFLMLLATASLFACGVALFIIDFFRHAPRFEIELETAAAAAQPRGA from the coding sequence ATGAGATACAAATCGCAATCCGTCGCCTACTGGTATTTCGCCGTCGCCGTCGCCCTGTTTGGCCTGCAGCTGGTGTTTGGCCTGCTGTCGGCGGCCAAATATCTTGGCCCCGACCCCTTGCTGCATATACTGCCCTTTGACGTCACCAAGGTGATCCACACCAATCTGCTGATCGTGTGGGTGCTCACCGGTTTCATGGGCGCGACTTACTGGATGGTGCCTGACGAGTCGCGCACCGAACTGCATAGCGTGCGGCTGGCCATCGTCCAGCTGGTGCTATGGGTGGTGATGGGCGTGACCGCCATCATCGGCTACCTGTTCCGCTGGGGGACCGGCAACAAGCTGCTGGAACAGCCACTGCCGCACAAGATCGTGATTGTGATCGTGATGCTGATCTTCCTTTACAACGTCGGCATGACGATCCGCAAATCCGGACGTCTCACCACCACGGAAGGCGTGCTGATTGGCGGCCTGGGACTGGCCGCCGTGCTGTATCTCCCGGCGCTGCTCCACTACGAAAACTATACGGTATCGATCTTCTACCGCTGGTGGACGATTCACCTGTGGGTGGAAGGCGTATGGGAAATGATACAGGGCGGCTTCCTGGCCTATCTGCTGATCCGCCTGTCCGGCGCCGACCGCGAGGTGATGGAAAAGTGGCTGTACGTGATCGTCGGTCTGGTCTTCATCGCGGGCATTCTCGGCACCGCGCATCACTATTACTGGGTGGGCGTGCCTTCCTACTGGCTGCTTATTGGCGGCATTTTCAGCGCGCTGGAACCGGTGGCCCTGGTGGGCATGGCGGTGTATGCCTATTCCAGCATCCGCCGCAGCGGCATGGCCCATCCCAACAAGCTGGCCTTGCACTGGACCGTGGGCAGCGCCGTGTTCACCCTGTTTGGCGCGGGTTTGCTGGGTCTGGCCCACACCTTCCCCCAAGTGAACAAGTGGACGCACGGCACGCTGATCACCGCCATGCACGGCCACGCGGCCTTCTACGGCGCGTATGCCATGATCGTCATGGCCATGATCAGCTTCGCCATGCCCTCGCTGACCAAACGTCCCGACGAGGGAACGCCGCTCGGCTACTGGGCCTTCTGGATGCAGATCGCGGGCATGTTCGGCATGACGCTTTCCTTCGCCACGGCGGGCATCGGACAGGTTTATCTGGAGCGCATCATGGGACTGGGCTTCCTCGACGCCCAGCTCAAGATCCAGGTCCACTTCCTGATGCTGCTGGCGACCGCTTCGCTGTTCGCCTGCGGGGTGGCGCTCTTCATCATCGACTTCTTCCGCCACGCGCCGCGTTTCGAAATCGAACTGGAAACTGCGGCGGCAGCGGCGCAGCCGAGGGGAGCCTGA